In the Myxocyprinus asiaticus isolate MX2 ecotype Aquarium Trade chromosome 31, UBuf_Myxa_2, whole genome shotgun sequence genome, TCATTGTTGTCAGCTGCACCAATTCAACAAAGGCCTCTCAATCTTTGTGTAGATGTTcgcaaatgtaaacatttaggCTTGGGATTGTAGGATTTGAGGTATTGGTAATACTAAAATATGATGCCTGATGTTGTCATTCTGGAATGACCTTGCACATCACCTTTTCTGTGGAAACTGGTGGAAACTGAAGAATTGTGTTacactataataataattatttatttttttcaaactggTCACTGTGCACATccttttttattagcatttgtgTCTGGAATGGCTTGCATTGACAGAAACCACAGCAGCACACAAGGCAACTGAAAATAAAGTAATGATTTGTGCAGGACTGTGGGGATgaggtgtttaaaaataaaagttaggAGTGGGAAAATGTTCTGGCAAACCTCACCTGTGGGTGGAACAAAAATCCGGGAGCTGGTCGCATGTACTTTTCCTTAAGGACTTCGAAGGGATCATTCATCTTTCGCTTCTCAACCCTGCTGATGTTAAACTTATATCAGTTCTCAGGACAAGTTTAAAAACACTGGAATCTATAGCCAAGAGTAACTGGACACCTAAACCCCAAACCCATATGTGCTAgataatttaatttcaaaatctTTGGCATTAGCTAGGAGTTGTTCCTTCCTAACGATtcccactcttctgggaaggctttccactagatgttggaacatagCTGTGGGGATTTGcttccattcagacacaagagcatcagtaagatcagacactgatgttgggcaGTGGGGCCTGGCTTGCAGTTGGTGTTCCAATACATCCTAAAGGATTTCAgcggggttcaggtctgggatTTATGCAGGTCAGGCACGTTCTTCTACACCAGACTCAGTCAATAATTTCTTTATGGACTTCAATTATTTCTATAATGTCATTGTATGGTGTAGtattaagatttgtcttcactggaatcAAGAGGCCTAGCCAAATTAAACAGAAGAggatgtccacatacttttggccatatgtTTTTCTACAATTATGCTACAATTTCATTTCTTCAGTATAATAATACTGTTATAGTAGTATGGACTTGTGATTGACAGTACCTGTAAATGGGATCCATGAAGAAAGGGGTGGGTCTTGCATGCTGGAGGGAGGGGTCGGCCTTGGGTGGCTCCGGTTCCATCCTCTCCTCGCCAAAGACGGGGTTCTTTTTTAACTCCTCCCCTCTCGCACACTTGCCTCTATTTCGTCCGCCAAGACTCAGGTCTAATGGCTGATCCTGATTGGCTGATTTTACATGTGAAGCTTCCGGTTTCAGTGGGGTACAAGTAGCAGCAAGACGCTCTTCCTTTCGCATGGTGGTGAGGTCAAAAGGTGATTCAGCGTTTCTGCCTTGAAGTTTTTTAGCCTCAACTGGAGGGCTTTCTGGCTCCCCCTTGTGGTCTGGAGGTCTAAGTTGCTCTCTTTCAGGAAAGGGATAGACGGATGGAGAGAAGGCAGGAAAGAAAGATAGAGGGAACATTGAAGGATATGGAAGTGCCCCAACTTTTTTGTCTTGCAGGCCTGCAAGTCCAGTAGAACCAAAGTATTTCTCTGCAATGGAAGCAATGGCCTTGATTGAGTCATTAACTGCACCAGAAACAGCAGTGTGCTCGTCCAAAGATGGTTGGATGAGCCCCAGTGTAGGGAAGTCTTTTCCATTAACAGTGTTACTATTACTACTGGAACTGATAAGAGTTGGGCTCTGGGCATCATTAAACCCACTAGACTTCCTTTTCGGCCCTTTGCCATTTTCCCGCACTCGCACCCGTTCCCGATCACTCTCAGCTTCGCTGTCCAACTCTGATCCGGAAGTGCTTTCCAGTTCACTCCCGCTTGGAGTGCTGACATCGTCCAGATCGCTACTCTCCGACTGGTCACTCATCTTCCCGCTGTGCCTCGGCTTGGGGATGGATCCTTCTCTCTGACGCTCTACTCCCTCTCCCTCTCCGTTGAACGAGTCTTTATGGAAAACCTTCAAGATGTCATGTGACCCAGGAATGGGTGAGGACAGCAGTGGACTCTTCCGAAGTTCTCCGCTTTGAGGGCCGTTAATTGGCGATGTGGATGGGATTAAAGGAGGGCGGTGGTAAAGTCCTGATGGGAAAAGTCCTGAAAAACTGAATGGGAATGCCGGAGGGGCTGCTGGGAATGTCAACCTACCATGGTGCCGGTTTGTCCCAAAATAGTCTGCCAAACCGGGACTCCCATGGCTCATTCCAGCTAGTGTTGACTTGTCCAGCCCAGGGGTACCAGGGAGGGCCATGCCCTGGGCAAATAATCCTCCTGCGGCGGCTGTGAAATGGTTTTTACCCTCACAGAAGCGCCGATGTTTGTTTAGAGAGGACGTAGTGCTGAACATCTGGCCGCAGTCTTTACATTTGATCTGTGTGCGACAGTCCGCGTGCATACGCTTGTGGCGGCATAGATTTGAGAATTGCGTGTATGATTTGTGGCAGACCTCGCCTAAAGACAGTGAGACATGAATGTACAGCATAAAAAGGCTTGTAGATTTTAGCATGTCATGCACATTTCTACACACATCCAttcaagaaacaaacaaaaatgcagGATACGCAAAGGATGGCAGATTCAAGAATGCAATGTCAGACACaggtgcacacaaacacacacatgtacacacaaagacagacagggACAGCACAATGGCTCTATTTTAAGCGTGAGAAGGAAACAGATTTGAATGAATCCTCTCCTGTAGGCCCGTTCCCATGGACCAAGCGACGTCTTTGTctatcacacactcatacactcacacattaCATACGCATCTTGATATGCCTTACTAACATATTGAAAAACTGCATCATTTAATCTATTCAATGAACAAATGACTTGTATTGCACAATATTGTCATATGTTAATTTATCGTAAAGCCACAAGAGGATGGGCTCCCTCAGTGGAGTCAAGTTCCTCTAAAGGCCTTTTCTCTCCGCTAAACATCTTCTGGATATTATTTGGATTACTAACTGGGGGCTTAAAGACATAAAGGTAAGATTTTCAATAAAGTTgatttgaaactatgtgtattgtgaaaatgctatagaaaataaaaatgacttgacatgtcACATCCTTACAAAGCAAAAACTATCCTATCTACTAACACACCATCCAATCGTCAAACAATCTTGGTAGAACTCATGATTGATCCCAAACTACTGTTGGCAATGTCACTGCACACACACTCTGTCCTTATAGCAGTTTATACAGTGAAATCCCTAACACacactgtgaatgtgaaaacatctcTCTATACATTACAAACCTAACACCTCTAGTGTGAAATGAAGCCTTTGAACTACCAGCATTTCTCATCATAATCACATAATTTATTACAAATGTGATGTTTTCCATATTTATGGAAGTTGAAGGGATTGTTAGGGAGTGTAGTGGGTAGCTTGCTAATCCCTGTCGGATTGCATGAGGTGTGAGTTACATTATGAGAGGATGTTCAACCTCAGGCTTTGTTTATGGAGTCGGTCACTCACAGAGGCTCAGATCAAGAGATAAGGTGTAAATATTAGTGCAAGGAGAGAGGATGACTTAAGTGTTATCAAAGTCAGTTTTCTGTTCGGAACTTAAATATGCAGACACCATATGACCATGTAGAGTGTGGTCCAAAAGTCCTAAACAACATTGAAATTACAGTTTGCAGTtttttaatttaaacctggaaataaacaaggTTTTATAATTTGTGCAAAAATTTtaacagttatgatgtaaaataaataagaaatatttaagattctgcactattatcttcttctttcggctgttGCCATTAGGGGTCGCAACAGCAGACCATCCGTGATCTGCATATTtcacttggcacaggttttacgccggatACCCTTCCTGACGCGACCCCCAGTGGCTGGgagactctcactcacacctatggggcaattttagagtctccaattcacttaacctgcatgtttttggacttgtgggggaaactagagcacccggaggaaaccaacgtgaacacggggagaacatgcaaactccacacagaaaggcccaatTCCGCACTatcatcaaataagcaaatttgtgacattgatgtTTAAACTCCTTGCTCCTAAACTCCATTTTTAATAGTGGTCTAATTATTTTGGACCCCACTTTATACCCAGTACAGAAACTTACTGTTTGGGTATTGTACATTCAGGGAGCACAGCagacatttacacacatacacacactcggaTGAACAGGTGTGAAATCTGGGGCATGTGTGATGGAAGATCTATTAGCACTTGTGTTGTCAGGTCTTAATAAACTGTAACTAAATATTATAAACACATTCTGCAGTGGTACAATGAATTACcactacagtgtgtgtgtataagagtGATCTCTTTTAGATTAATTAGTAATATTTAGCAAATGTTGATTTCAGTTAaaggtgtgtaattttttcaatgtggaaatactttctcttatccttgttcaacatgcagagacaactactgtAAAAGTAAGCCATCTGTAGAGCTATGAAAATTGTTctgcttgtttgagcatcccaaccagacagacatagcaacattggctcaatcaatgGCGTAAGTTTAGGGTGGGgccatctgtttgggagaatattcgggaaacctgtttgaaaacagggatcattttttaaatttggtttggtgatgctagtggcaaagaaattacacactttatcaTTAAgagctgcaaaaaacaaaaatgtacacaaacaatatatttgtaagtgtatgtgtgtatatgtttatgcCATGTGCAACAATGTGTCTATGTGCAGTGTCAAGATGTGTGTTTTTGCAAGGTCATTAAGTGTTGTTAGCAGTGCGTGTTCAAATGCTGATTGCTGTTAATGGTGCTGTGTTAGTCTCTGTTCAGGCAGGGCTGCATGTGGTAGTGATTTGCTTGGAATGGCCCAAGTTAGCAAGCTAGTTACTGTCTGATTCAGGGTGGGGGGTCAGTGTCTACATAAACTGTGTGGGATCAGCACTACAAGGGTCAGTGCATAAAGTTCAATCGGGCAAAGTTCAGAGGTCATAGTACGGTTTAAGACATGTAAATCGTTATGGTGCAAGTGAGGTCTTTATGCAGGATGAGATTAAGAGGTCATTCGCGTATGAGGTCAAAAGTCATGCATTGAAATCAAGAGTGCAGAGCTGGTGTGCTCCAAGGTAAGTCTGTGATTCAGAGGTCAGAAGGGGAGCATAAGACAAATGGTGACCACCGCAGTTGATATGATCATGAGAGAGTGATGCGATGTGTATATGAATAtacaaatacattacattttcaatatGTATATGAAGAGATAGTGACGTTTACACTAGAATTGACCAATTATGTGGAGAGTTCAAAGgtcttaataaaagagttagGTGTTGGTTCCAGGGtcaagtttagggttagggttagggttagggttaacaaAAGGCTTAGACTAAGACAAAGTCTAATGAATTTATACACACATGACAAACTTAAGCATACACATTCTCACAAAATGacgtacacatatacacacagccAATACATAGAGTATCAAACATCACAGCCTGTAGAAAAAAGCAAGTTATAGCTCATAAATATTTGCTGCAAATGAATACAATATAACTGATTTATAAACTTTTGTTAATCATTCCTACAtgtcagaaataatcaatacatcCAAAAACAAGCATATGACTACAGTTACTACTAGGCAAAAAAGTATATTGTGAATGAAGATGTGTAAAAACAATGATATTATCCTGACTTGTTATACAATTCATGCTACGTTTAAACAGAAGTTATGGATAACATCTGACATCAACAAGCGGGAGAGCTCCACCAGTTTTTCAGAAACAACAAGCTTGAGGATGTGTTCCCCCGAGTTTAAAAATGTAACCCCATGTTTTAGAAATGAGCATCAAAGCTAATGCCTACATTTGAAGTTTTGGCGGGAATTTTAAAATAGTATAGAAAGTCGACCTTTCTAGAATCTAGAATGTTTAATATCGATTCTAGGTTCTAGAGAGCTCTCTTCCCTTTTGAGACAGACTTTTGGCGGGAAACAAGGAGCTCTCTAGAATCAATATTACACATTAACATTTCATGATTCTGAATTCAATTAATTGAATTATGATTCTAGAGTTCTCATTTTCTCCTTCCTGAACTCTCCCTCTCTCAAAGAGTGAAGTTTTGGTGGGTATTTATAAAATAGTATAGTGGAGTGGGCCTTTTTTTAGAATCTAGTATGTAGAATCTTGATTCTAGAGAGCAGCGAGTGACATTTTGGCCAGAATTTCAAAAGTGCAGTGGAGCTCTCCAGCTCTGCGGTGTGGTGTTCAGAATAGAAAGCATGCAGACTTACATATGAAGGGTCTGAGTGACTTACATATGAAGGGCTTGACGGAGGAGTggatgtgtttgtgttgtttaaGGCCCGAGGAGGTGGCAAAGGTCTTGCCACAATCGGGACAGGCGTGAGCTCGAGCCCCCACGTGCTGAGAGCGAATGTGCCTCTGTAAGTTACTGGGGTCTGTGAACACCTGCTGGGTAAAGAGACAAAAATATGGAGACAGAGTTTACATACACAGCCTACAAATATACACTTGTGTGAGATATATTGTGTTAGTTTACATACAGTAGATTAAAATACACTGTTCTGGAAAGAAAATAACACACAGCCAAAAAATTTTGGGATTAAAGATTTGGGAAAGGTGAGCTAAGAGACACAAACAGAGATAATTTTTGTCTTGACTCTACCTTTGAGCAGTTTTCACATTCATAGTGCTTGCCACTGTCATGTGACATCTGGTGGCGGATCAGGTTTGATTTCCAGTTGAAGGCTTTTGGGCACTGATCGCACTTATACTCCCTCTCAtcagagtgagacagagagtgagtgtcCAGactaagagagagagatggaaatcCTTATTATTTAATACAATCTGATCGAAAtgtcattaaagggacagttcgcctaaaaaatgacaacacaaaagcagatgttaggcagaacgttagGGATGAagtcagtcaccatccactttcattgtatggagaaaaaaaaacagcttcaaaattcttcaaaatttctcattACATCTTCGTttattaaaggaagagttcacccaaacataaatattatcttattatttactcaccctcatgccatatcagatgtgtatgactttctttcttctgcagaacacaaactaagatttttagaggaatatctcagcgaatggtgtccagaactttgaaggttcaaaaagcatataaaggcagcataaattaatccatatgactccagtggtttaatccatgtcctctgaagctatatgataagtgtgggagagaaaaagttcaatatttaagtcctttttttactataaatgtccactttaactttcaaattcttctttttttttggtaatttgcattcttcctgcatatcaccacctgctgggcagggaggagaatttatggttaaaaaggacttaaatattgatttgtttctcaaccacacctatcgtatcgcttcagaagtcgtggatttaaccactggagtcatatggattaattttatgctgccttaatgtcctttttggagcttcaaagttctgtccaccactcacttgcaacgaatagaccaacagagctgagatattcttctaaaaatctttgtttgtgttcagcagaagaaagtcatacacatctagaatggtatgagggtgagttaatgatgagagaattttcatttttgggtgaactattcctttaaatgtgaatatttttCAAGCTACAAATTAACAAATACTTTCTACGACAAGGGACAAATAaaatgtgtggtttttttttttgtatgttagcCAGAATTGCCAAAATTGGGTGTTACAGGGAATCAGAAAGAAATATCACAGGCAattctttcagaaaaaaaacagcTGGTAAGTGTGACACCCCCAACCATGATTGAGATGTTATGCGTCGGCTAGTGGGACGATGCCTTATGTGTGCTTCCATGAGTGTATTCTCACCTCTGAGCATCAGGAAAGACCTGCTCACACTCCTTACACTCCTGTGGAGAGTGAGGTAAGTTCAGAGGGAGAGCGTGTAGATGCAGGGGGTCGTCAGGGGCATCCCCAATGTTGGGCAGACCCTGTTTGGGCAACTTGAAGCCGGAGGAAGGCGGTGTACCGCATGCGTGCTTCTGATGGTCCAACAGCTCCGAACCGGACTCAAAGTTCAGATCACAATCCTCACAACGATACTGACGCTCCTCTGCAGCAAATAAAAGGGTGAGTTAAAAGTGAGCATATTAATGCacgtgtgtgtatgagtgtgtgtgggaACTGACCGTGTATGTCTGGAGCCATGGTCTCGCATGAAAACTCCTCAGCCTTCATGAACAGTAAGAGTTCTTCACCCGGCTGAACCTCTCGAACCACTCGGTAAAAGATCTACAGAAAGACAACAAAATACAGTAACAAAATACTGCATAAACACAACCACACATAGGCACAGGATATTTAAATTAGCTATAACAAGAAGAAAGAGACTACAAAATGTTTAGTTAAACCAcatagtgtgtgtatttgtgtgtccaGTAGAGAAATACTAGGTACCCAAGTATTTGTGTGCTCAGAAATGACTAATCATGAAAACACAATAATTGTGTGACTTTTCAACAACTTTTTCaatttcatttgttttaaatttgtggTTAGTTACAATGGCTCATTGGATGGTACTTTGCCATCCAATTGGTTAGAGTTGGGGCAGAAACAATAAACAGTCTGGGGCAGTAACAGTGCTCAAAAATATTTGGGCAGAATTTGGGGGTGTTCACACAGGACATGTCCtaatgttcaaaaacagctaggtGGAGCACAACTAATGGAaaggaatggaacagaacgcaaaaaaataaaataaaaaaataaaagtaatttttttaaatgaactctTTTTAACTGGACACAGTGAGGACATATTCATATGTGGTTTAAAACAACAATCAAACTCAAACTTTAAACCTCTACCTTATGATAATACCAAATAGATCTTATTTtagtgtcatatttatttgtatttacacagAGGCTTTTCCAAATGGCATAAATGTCTGTATTTTTACGAGGATGTGgattcagaaataaataaataaatgacaattttaaaggACAACACATTTTGATGGACAAACAATGATGGGAACCTGAGCTcgggtgaatgtgtgtgtgtttgagagacgATGTTAAAGAATCCAAAAGGAGACCAATctgtttgacacacacacacacacacacacacacttcctgtgTGAACACAATAGGTAGTAGGAGAAACAGTCATGGATGGTGTTATTTTTGGCAAGCCTTGAAGGCATTAGATGGCTTGCTTCCTGTTCAGACTGGTGGTGACATTTGAACATTCTTATTAGAGATGTCACACaatcagacagacacatacatacacacacaatccaGATAAAATGATACAGGCATATTAAGGTGGAGGAGACCTCTGGGAAACACCGtggtcaagtgtgtgtgtgtgtgtgtgtgtgtgtgtgtgtgtgtatgtatgtttaaaaaaacccAGCAGGCCATGGGGGACACAGAGGGACAAAGTCCCGCTCTATTGTTTAAAAGCAGAATACAGGGAACTAAGAGAACCCTGAAGACATGAGAACAGAgtctcaaacacacaaacactctaaCGGCTGGTTTTGGTGCCTTCCTGCAGATCTCTGATATcttttacttgaaatgtcacaacTGGCCGTCTCTCTCTCATACAAACACAACGACAGAGAGCCAAGGGTCACAATAATATTGTGAGTATGAGACAAAGGCAGAGCTGTTCAAACGTGGTGTGAGGGGCCATGGGGTGAATGATACGggaacacacactcatacaactTGTTGGCCAGGGATGCAGCGAGCCAGCCAAGCCCAGAGATCAGCGGAGTTTAATGGGCATCACTCCTGGCAACATATCCTAGGCCGTGGCCTGGTTCTTCAGTGCCAAAGTTGAGTGCCAACCTGCAAGTCTTTTCAGACACTAAAGAAGCGTGTGTTTGGTTGCACACATACATAAACGTGTATACAAAGAGATGGAAAATCCTCCACATTGGTTGAGAGAATGAATGCTTATTTACAAGAAGGATTTTTGAGTGGTAACCACAACAGAAAGTTATCAAAAAGAGTATTACAATGGGTCTGTTACAAAACTTTGGGAGCTGCCTCGCGGtttcctgcctacataggcagctgtcttctatggcaggaTCCTTATTGCTAGCAACGGATCTCAATACAGGTGATGTGAGAGGAATGACACGATGAGCCTAAATACACATAGCACACTCACATTTTGGGTATAATAGTCTTCTATCATAGTAAACaattttttatagatcttttCAATATTAAATGGATTattagtatatttataatcaaaatttatCTTTATATTAACTAAAATCATGATttcacgcatattgtttatgcctatacttttgaaacagtgagtattttaacaccccattcacttccattgtgtgccTCATTGGAagccagatttgtgcttttttttaaagaaaaggaggggcaagtcaaaatacatttttgtggtaattaatattatttcacaaatgctgtcgaatgagcttaacttgtattgaacccagaatattccttttaagtgttgctcactaggttttggaaaagacCTGTTCTGTGTAAGTTTACTAAGTGATACTTTGACCCCAGAAGTTCAagtttggcacagaccttcagactgttctgacttattgtttatttttctaactGATCTGACTTCACACAGCAGGTGATCAAAACTCAGAAAAATCCCACAGACATACATtagccccgttcacacatgcaaccaggtaaattacaggaaaatcgttgggttgcctttactggtaaatgtgctgttcacacataaaatcagtatGGAAATTtatgatacaacttctcattaagggaaattgccagagtaaaatttaccagtatttttaaAAGGGTTGTgctcacacatgacctctaaattggaaattgtatgtaattttctggaaaagtgtgtatgtgtgaatgcgaCTATTGACAGAATGTTTAAACGAGCCACGATTATTTAAACGAATtgttaaaaaattcaaatgtaaacaaacacaatcaaggcctttgatctgctttaagttgctctctctctctctctctctctccattttttctttatttttctatctatctatctatctatctatctatctatctatctatcagtttgTCTGACTATAGCTAGCTAACTAAAGTAGCTGTTTGTCTTACTATAATGTGTGGATAACTATCAAACTTTTGAAACTAGTTTAAACCtttagacaaggctttgtcaagccgaCTACAAAGTGTTTTCTTGGTAAACTTTCCATATCTAGTTATAATTAACTTCATATAAAAAACAATAGATGTCTATGGTCCTAATTTAGATAGCTACTGTAGgtaaacatttgtgtgtgtgtgggttgggGTGTCTGGCTATATAGGTCAACTAATAAGCGAAGGTTGCAAACTTGTAAATTGCGGTGGCttttaataacagaaaataaagtcaATTGagtcttacacaaacacacacacacacacacagagagagagagagagagagagtgtgccaATAAACTACGCCTTCCCTGTACCTAAACTTCAacacaaataaagaataaatatgaTTCATACTAAGTCATAGAGGACAAATCCTTAAATGTTTATTATCAGGGCTTATCGCTCTAAGACTTTTATGTGAGTCaaacactaaaacacacacaagcatgcCCATGAGCATTTGCACTTGACTTTGAGGGCACTGAGAAGAGCATAAGAAGACTGTTACCTTGAGTTCAACGGCTACTGAAGCAAACCGCGTAAGATTTTCCTCTCTCTTGTGTTCCAAGAAGAGAGGTCACTTCATACAagcaccaaaca is a window encoding:
- the LOC127422432 gene encoding MDS1 and EVI1 complex locus protein EVI1-A-like, with the protein product MRSKGRARKLATGGGEDFSLFASDDLEEVVQVSDADPVTLANPNDLPSPGLSSEALSPIDSSPFHPSFHNSMYLSGEGFKSVPPDFEVRESGLSRGNLGVWSRRRLEAGEHLGPYEEASRHSPENVSQTWEEEQTGLDGRVFDSRSWLRHVQISPFTHKHNLTACQIHEQIFYRVVREVQPGEELLLFMKAEEFSCETMAPDIHEERQYRCEDCDLNFESGSELLDHQKHACGTPPSSGFKLPKQGLPNIGDAPDDPLHLHALPLNLPHSPQECKECEQVFPDAQSLDTHSLSHSDEREYKCDQCPKAFNWKSNLIRHQMSHDSGKHYECENCSKQVFTDPSNLQRHIRSQHVGARAHACPDCGKTFATSSGLKQHKHIHSSVKPFICEVCHKSYTQFSNLCRHKRMHADCRTQIKCKDCGQMFSTTSSLNKHRRFCEGKNHFTAAAGGLFAQGMALPGTPGLDKSTLAGMSHGSPGLADYFGTNRHHGRLTFPAAPPAFPFSFSGLFPSGLYHRPPLIPSTSPINGPQSGELRKSPLLSSPIPGSHDILKVFHKDSFNGEGEGVERQREGSIPKPRHSGKMSDQSESSDLDDVSTPSGSELESTSGSELDSEAESDRERVRVRENGKGPKRKSSGFNDAQSPTLISSSSNSNTVNGKDFPTLGLIQPSLDEHTAVSGAVNDSIKAIASIAEKYFGSTGLAGLQDKKVGALPYPSMFPLSFFPAFSPSVYPFPEREQLRPPDHKGEPESPPVEAKKLQGRNAESPFDLTTMRKEERLAATCTPLKPEASHVKSANQDQPLDLSLGGRNRGKCARGEELKKNPVFGEERMEPEPPKADPSLQHARPTPFFMDPIYRVEKRKMNDPFEVLKEKYMRPAPGFLFHPQFRMPDQRTWMSAIENMAEKLESFGSLKPDSGDIMRSVPSMFDFRAPPATLPETLLRKGKERYTCRYCGKIFPRSANLTRHLRTHTGEQPYRCKYCDRSFSISSNLQRHIRNIHNKEKPFKCHLCDRCFGQQTNLDRHLKKHENGNLSGTAMSSPRSELDSGIAILEDKEDSYFNEIRNFISNTARNTTSPSHSEEGLNGSHFDGDKALPGQGSQDLDEEEGEELGGEEEEAEQSDSVRKPSDEGVSSSLDHDIINDDIDFEEPDDLEMNSKSSPQRFNEDEDDEDQSSFSTLDHIRHFSMEDGDLSDGDVSSFGPTHLQEGIKQPLYRKSKSQAYAMMLSLADKDPLHSSTHNSSMWHSLAHTAEPSAIQSLSHV